A part of Oncorhynchus gorbuscha isolate QuinsamMale2020 ecotype Even-year linkage group LG09, OgorEven_v1.0, whole genome shotgun sequence genomic DNA contains:
- the tekt2 gene encoding tektin-2 isoform X1: protein MYSRERGQRMHSEHESVEHCSAKPGLRYSVSDWDTSNKHISDTAEDRRHMSHMTRQEGRALRNETTSKTNWDKSDSSRRLSDRIWDISRWRETLESCIQEVEKEMDALTLGKEETERALTATAVPLEVTVECLTLREGRRGNELVSDPVEAQLKKEVEMIDRAQRVLQQHIDKAFEQLCLLQVSRQQLAHDLQNKIEAQDIDLSCLSITVTSPKTSLKPNPLRIPIGSTTTQQWEQFSQYNVARAQEEMQASLQLREDMSVTRAQLQNELDAQRIATVFAIRKRTHHLEQAHDETQWQMKSSQDEISDMERDIRSLEDDLQAKMGPLKLVHTRLENRTKRPGVDLCRDEVQYGLVDEANQLEATILALKQKLAQAQYALQALQLHQAHMGEDLSRKKDALSLEQRSLETRSRLASAAFTDVSSGAVVPLTISSRRHNLELA, encoded by the exons ATGTACTCAAGAGAACGTGGTCAGAGAATGCACTCAGAGCATGAGAGTGTAGAGCACTGTAGTGCCAAGCCTGGGCTCAGGTACAGTGTGTCTGACTGGGACACCAGTAACAAGCATATATCTGACACAGCAGAAGACAGGAGACACATGTCACACATGACAAGGCAGGAAGGGAGGGCCTTACGCAATGAGACAACCAGCAAG ACTAACTGGGATAAGAGTGACAGCTCTCGCAGACTGAGTGATAGGATCTGGGATATCTCCCGCTGGAGAGAGACTTTGGAATCATGCatacaggaagtggagaaagagatggatgcCTTAACCCTG GGGAAGGAGGAGACTGAGCGGGCTCTGACAGCCACTGCAGTGCCTCTAGAGGTCACGGTGGAGTGCCTGACCCTGAGGGAGGGTCGCCGCGGCAACGAGCTGGTCAGCGACCCAGTGGAGGCCCAGCTGAAGAAGGAAGTGGAGATGATCGACAGAGCACAGCGGGTGCTCCAGCAGCACATCGACAAGGCGTTCGAGCAGCTGTG TCTTCTTCAGGTGTCCCGGCAGCAGCTGGCCCATGACCTTCAGAACAAGATTGAGGCCCAGGACATTGACCTCTCCTGCTTGTCTATCACTGTTACATCACCTAAGACCTCCCTGAAGCCCAACCCCCTGCGCATACCCATAGG TTCCACCACCACCCAGCAGTGGGAGCAGTTCAGCCAGTACAACGTGGCCCGAGCTCAGGAGGAGATGCAGGCATCACTGCAGCTGAGGGAGGACATGAGTGTCACCAGGGCACAG TTGCAGAATGAGCTGGATGCTCAGCGAATCGCCACAGTGTTTGCCATCCGTAAACGCACTCACCACCTGGAGCAGGCTCACGATGAGACGCAGTGGCAGATGAAGAGC TCCCAGGATGAGATCTCAGATATGGAAAGGGATATCCGTAGTCTAGAGGATGATCTCCAGGCTAAGATGGGCCCACTAAAGCTGGTCCACACCCGGCTGGAGAACAGGACCAAGAGGCCTGGAGTCGATCTCTGTAGGGATGAG GTTCAGTATGGGCTTGTGGATGAAGCCAATCAGCTGGAGGCCACCATTCTGGCTCTGAAACAGAAACTGGCCCAGGCTCA gtatGCCCTCCAGGCTCTCCAGCTGCACCAGGCCCATATGGGGGAGGATCTGTCCCGTAAGAAGGACGCCCTCTCTCTAGAGCAGCGCAGCCTTGAGACACGCAGCCGCCTCGCCTCCGCTGCTTTCACTGACGTGTCCTCTGGTGCCGTGGTCCCCCTCACCATCTCCAGCAGGAGACACAACTTGGAGCTGGCCTAG
- the tekt2 gene encoding tektin-2 isoform X4, which produces MKHRYRHSRISANSRTLEDRRHMSHMTRQEGRALRNETTSKTNWDKSDSSRRLSDRIWDISRWRETLESCIQEVEKEMDALTLGKEETERALTATAVPLEVTVECLTLREGRRGNELVSDPVEAQLKKEVEMIDRAQRVLQQHIDKAFEQLCLLQVSRQQLAHDLQNKIEAQDIDLSCLSITVTSPKTSLKPNPLRIPIGSTTTQQWEQFSQYNVARAQEEMQASLQLREDMSVTRAQLQNELDAQRIATVFAIRKRTHHLEQAHDETQWQMKSSQDEISDMERDIRSLEDDLQAKMGPLKLVHTRLENRTKRPGVDLCRDEVQYGLVDEANQLEATILALKQKLAQAQYALQALQLHQAHMGEDLSRKKDALSLEQRSLETRSRLASAAFTDVSSGAVVPLTISSRRHNLELA; this is translated from the exons ATGAAACACCGGTACAGACACTCCAGGATTTCCGCAAATTCGAGAACTTTGG AAGACAGGAGACACATGTCACACATGACAAGGCAGGAAGGGAGGGCCTTACGCAATGAGACAACCAGCAAG ACTAACTGGGATAAGAGTGACAGCTCTCGCAGACTGAGTGATAGGATCTGGGATATCTCCCGCTGGAGAGAGACTTTGGAATCATGCatacaggaagtggagaaagagatggatgcCTTAACCCTG GGGAAGGAGGAGACTGAGCGGGCTCTGACAGCCACTGCAGTGCCTCTAGAGGTCACGGTGGAGTGCCTGACCCTGAGGGAGGGTCGCCGCGGCAACGAGCTGGTCAGCGACCCAGTGGAGGCCCAGCTGAAGAAGGAAGTGGAGATGATCGACAGAGCACAGCGGGTGCTCCAGCAGCACATCGACAAGGCGTTCGAGCAGCTGTG TCTTCTTCAGGTGTCCCGGCAGCAGCTGGCCCATGACCTTCAGAACAAGATTGAGGCCCAGGACATTGACCTCTCCTGCTTGTCTATCACTGTTACATCACCTAAGACCTCCCTGAAGCCCAACCCCCTGCGCATACCCATAGG TTCCACCACCACCCAGCAGTGGGAGCAGTTCAGCCAGTACAACGTGGCCCGAGCTCAGGAGGAGATGCAGGCATCACTGCAGCTGAGGGAGGACATGAGTGTCACCAGGGCACAG TTGCAGAATGAGCTGGATGCTCAGCGAATCGCCACAGTGTTTGCCATCCGTAAACGCACTCACCACCTGGAGCAGGCTCACGATGAGACGCAGTGGCAGATGAAGAGC TCCCAGGATGAGATCTCAGATATGGAAAGGGATATCCGTAGTCTAGAGGATGATCTCCAGGCTAAGATGGGCCCACTAAAGCTGGTCCACACCCGGCTGGAGAACAGGACCAAGAGGCCTGGAGTCGATCTCTGTAGGGATGAG GTTCAGTATGGGCTTGTGGATGAAGCCAATCAGCTGGAGGCCACCATTCTGGCTCTGAAACAGAAACTGGCCCAGGCTCA gtatGCCCTCCAGGCTCTCCAGCTGCACCAGGCCCATATGGGGGAGGATCTGTCCCGTAAGAAGGACGCCCTCTCTCTAGAGCAGCGCAGCCTTGAGACACGCAGCCGCCTCGCCTCCGCTGCTTTCACTGACGTGTCCTCTGGTGCCGTGGTCCCCCTCACCATCTCCAGCAGGAGACACAACTTGGAGCTGGCCTAG
- the tekt2 gene encoding tektin-2 isoform X3, producing the protein MKHRYRHSRISANSRTLAEDRRHMSHMTRQEGRALRNETTSKTNWDKSDSSRRLSDRIWDISRWRETLESCIQEVEKEMDALTLGKEETERALTATAVPLEVTVECLTLREGRRGNELVSDPVEAQLKKEVEMIDRAQRVLQQHIDKAFEQLCLLQVSRQQLAHDLQNKIEAQDIDLSCLSITVTSPKTSLKPNPLRIPIGSTTTQQWEQFSQYNVARAQEEMQASLQLREDMSVTRAQLQNELDAQRIATVFAIRKRTHHLEQAHDETQWQMKSSQDEISDMERDIRSLEDDLQAKMGPLKLVHTRLENRTKRPGVDLCRDEVQYGLVDEANQLEATILALKQKLAQAQYALQALQLHQAHMGEDLSRKKDALSLEQRSLETRSRLASAAFTDVSSGAVVPLTISSRRHNLELA; encoded by the exons ATGAAACACCGGTACAGACACTCCAGGATTTCCGCAAATTCGAGAACTTTGG CAGAAGACAGGAGACACATGTCACACATGACAAGGCAGGAAGGGAGGGCCTTACGCAATGAGACAACCAGCAAG ACTAACTGGGATAAGAGTGACAGCTCTCGCAGACTGAGTGATAGGATCTGGGATATCTCCCGCTGGAGAGAGACTTTGGAATCATGCatacaggaagtggagaaagagatggatgcCTTAACCCTG GGGAAGGAGGAGACTGAGCGGGCTCTGACAGCCACTGCAGTGCCTCTAGAGGTCACGGTGGAGTGCCTGACCCTGAGGGAGGGTCGCCGCGGCAACGAGCTGGTCAGCGACCCAGTGGAGGCCCAGCTGAAGAAGGAAGTGGAGATGATCGACAGAGCACAGCGGGTGCTCCAGCAGCACATCGACAAGGCGTTCGAGCAGCTGTG TCTTCTTCAGGTGTCCCGGCAGCAGCTGGCCCATGACCTTCAGAACAAGATTGAGGCCCAGGACATTGACCTCTCCTGCTTGTCTATCACTGTTACATCACCTAAGACCTCCCTGAAGCCCAACCCCCTGCGCATACCCATAGG TTCCACCACCACCCAGCAGTGGGAGCAGTTCAGCCAGTACAACGTGGCCCGAGCTCAGGAGGAGATGCAGGCATCACTGCAGCTGAGGGAGGACATGAGTGTCACCAGGGCACAG TTGCAGAATGAGCTGGATGCTCAGCGAATCGCCACAGTGTTTGCCATCCGTAAACGCACTCACCACCTGGAGCAGGCTCACGATGAGACGCAGTGGCAGATGAAGAGC TCCCAGGATGAGATCTCAGATATGGAAAGGGATATCCGTAGTCTAGAGGATGATCTCCAGGCTAAGATGGGCCCACTAAAGCTGGTCCACACCCGGCTGGAGAACAGGACCAAGAGGCCTGGAGTCGATCTCTGTAGGGATGAG GTTCAGTATGGGCTTGTGGATGAAGCCAATCAGCTGGAGGCCACCATTCTGGCTCTGAAACAGAAACTGGCCCAGGCTCA gtatGCCCTCCAGGCTCTCCAGCTGCACCAGGCCCATATGGGGGAGGATCTGTCCCGTAAGAAGGACGCCCTCTCTCTAGAGCAGCGCAGCCTTGAGACACGCAGCCGCCTCGCCTCCGCTGCTTTCACTGACGTGTCCTCTGGTGCCGTGGTCCCCCTCACCATCTCCAGCAGGAGACACAACTTGGAGCTGGCCTAG
- the tekt2 gene encoding tektin-2 isoform X2, producing the protein MYSRERGQRMHSEHESVEHCSAKPGLRYSVSDWDTSNKHISDTAEDRRHMSHMTRQEGRALRNETTSKTNWDKSDSSRRLSDRIWDISRWRETLESCIQEVEKEMDALTLGKEETERALTATAVPLEVTVECLTLREGRRGNELVSDPVEAQLKKEVEMIDRAQRVLQQHIDKAFEQLCLLQVSRQQLAHDLQNKIEAQDIDLSCLSITVTSPKTSLKPNPLRIPIGSTTTQQWEQFSQYNVARAQEEMQASLQLREDMSVTRAQNELDAQRIATVFAIRKRTHHLEQAHDETQWQMKSSQDEISDMERDIRSLEDDLQAKMGPLKLVHTRLENRTKRPGVDLCRDEVQYGLVDEANQLEATILALKQKLAQAQYALQALQLHQAHMGEDLSRKKDALSLEQRSLETRSRLASAAFTDVSSGAVVPLTISSRRHNLELA; encoded by the exons ATGTACTCAAGAGAACGTGGTCAGAGAATGCACTCAGAGCATGAGAGTGTAGAGCACTGTAGTGCCAAGCCTGGGCTCAGGTACAGTGTGTCTGACTGGGACACCAGTAACAAGCATATATCTGACACAGCAGAAGACAGGAGACACATGTCACACATGACAAGGCAGGAAGGGAGGGCCTTACGCAATGAGACAACCAGCAAG ACTAACTGGGATAAGAGTGACAGCTCTCGCAGACTGAGTGATAGGATCTGGGATATCTCCCGCTGGAGAGAGACTTTGGAATCATGCatacaggaagtggagaaagagatggatgcCTTAACCCTG GGGAAGGAGGAGACTGAGCGGGCTCTGACAGCCACTGCAGTGCCTCTAGAGGTCACGGTGGAGTGCCTGACCCTGAGGGAGGGTCGCCGCGGCAACGAGCTGGTCAGCGACCCAGTGGAGGCCCAGCTGAAGAAGGAAGTGGAGATGATCGACAGAGCACAGCGGGTGCTCCAGCAGCACATCGACAAGGCGTTCGAGCAGCTGTG TCTTCTTCAGGTGTCCCGGCAGCAGCTGGCCCATGACCTTCAGAACAAGATTGAGGCCCAGGACATTGACCTCTCCTGCTTGTCTATCACTGTTACATCACCTAAGACCTCCCTGAAGCCCAACCCCCTGCGCATACCCATAGG TTCCACCACCACCCAGCAGTGGGAGCAGTTCAGCCAGTACAACGTGGCCCGAGCTCAGGAGGAGATGCAGGCATCACTGCAGCTGAGGGAGGACATGAGTGTCACCAGGGCACAG AATGAGCTGGATGCTCAGCGAATCGCCACAGTGTTTGCCATCCGTAAACGCACTCACCACCTGGAGCAGGCTCACGATGAGACGCAGTGGCAGATGAAGAGC TCCCAGGATGAGATCTCAGATATGGAAAGGGATATCCGTAGTCTAGAGGATGATCTCCAGGCTAAGATGGGCCCACTAAAGCTGGTCCACACCCGGCTGGAGAACAGGACCAAGAGGCCTGGAGTCGATCTCTGTAGGGATGAG GTTCAGTATGGGCTTGTGGATGAAGCCAATCAGCTGGAGGCCACCATTCTGGCTCTGAAACAGAAACTGGCCCAGGCTCA gtatGCCCTCCAGGCTCTCCAGCTGCACCAGGCCCATATGGGGGAGGATCTGTCCCGTAAGAAGGACGCCCTCTCTCTAGAGCAGCGCAGCCTTGAGACACGCAGCCGCCTCGCCTCCGCTGCTTTCACTGACGTGTCCTCTGGTGCCGTGGTCCCCCTCACCATCTCCAGCAGGAGACACAACTTGGAGCTGGCCTAG